Proteins from a genomic interval of Quercus robur chromosome 9, dhQueRobu3.1, whole genome shotgun sequence:
- the LOC126699960 gene encoding uncharacterized protein LOC126699960 isoform X1 encodes MLLAVPDCFTSFRHNKPTTTTFLFQRGRRRRASHSVNPTRTRRLQLCKATLITNSDSFEVGRLLGSYGFMNITSYSGFQSGADTEYPPGDLGRLRVQDVGEGNVKISLYEGRVSQGPLRGTSVLFKVYPGQRAGGMEADMMAANELNAHTFLQSSSKGICQNLLILVGGFETKTGEQWLAFRNNGKYSAADYAKVMSERISKNRALGEQMSWNQFEQELTIKRRRYFVLKLLQGAIRGLAFMHDQDRLHQSLGPSSVVLNTIVERDAAYLVPRLRDLAFSVDIGYSSLDEGRGTLSEGLWRRASAAGAFTPMEKRAFGIADDIYEAGLLFAYLAFVPFCEAGIVDSLSLQRLLESTFKLDVEATREYCLADDRLLDAVKFLDLGDGAGWELLQAMLNPDFRKRPIAEAVLNHRFMTSAIP; translated from the exons ATGCTCCTCGCCGTTCCTGATTGCTTCACTTCGTTCCGTCACAACAAGCCAACCACTACCACCTTTCTCTTCCAGCGAGGGCGGCGCCGGCGAGCCTCCCACTCAGTGAACCCAACTCGGACGCGTCGCCTCCAACTCTGCAAAGCGACTTTGATCACCAACTCCGACTCCTTCGAGGTCGGTCGATTACTCGGCAGTTATGGCTTCATGAACATCACTAG CTATTCGGGGTTCCAATCAGGTGCAGATACTGAATATCCACCCGGAGATTTGGGGCGATTAAGAGTTCAAGATGTGGGAGAAGGAAATGTAAAGATCAG TCTTTATGAAGGGAGAGTCTCTCAGGGTCCACTTAGAGGAACTTCAGTTCTTTTTAAG GTTTATCCTGGTCAACGAGCTGGTGGTATGGAGGCTGATATGATGGCTGCAAATGAGTTGAATGCTCACACTTTCCTTCAA AGCAGTTCAAAAGGTATCTGTCAGAATCTCCTGATACTTGTTGGTGGGTTTGAGACAAAAACTGGGGAACAG TGGCTTGCTTTCCGTAATAATGGGAAATATAGTGCCGCAGACTATGCAAAAGTTATGAGTGAAAGAATATCAAAAAATCGTGCACTAGGAGAACAGATGTCTTGGAATCAATTTGAACAAGAGCTAACAATTAAACGCAGAAGATATTTTGTCCTTAAGCTTCTTCAGGGTGCCATAAGAGGTCTAGCTTTCATGCATGACCAAGATAGATTACACCAGAGTCTTGGACCATCTTCTGTTGTTCTTAA TACAATTGTAGAAAGAGATGCTGCTTACTTAGTTCCACGACTTCGGGATCTAGCCTTTTCTGTTGACATTGG ATATTCATCTCTAGATGAGGGTCGAGGAACACTCTCGGAGGGACTTTGGAGACGAGCATCTGCTGCTGGTGCCTTCACACCAATGGAGAAAAGAGCCTTTGGAATAGCAGATGATAT ATATGAAGCAGGTCTTCTTTTTGCATACTTAGCTTTTGTTCCATTTTGTGAAGCAGGCATAGTGGATAGCCTTTCGTTGCAA AGGCTTCTGGAGAGCACTTTCAAGCTTGATGTTGAAGCTACAAGAGA GTATTGTTTAGCAGATGATCGATTACTAGATGCTGTCAAATTCCTGGATCTTGGTGATGGTGCCGGTTGGGAGTTACTCCAG GCAATGCTGAATCCTGACTTCAGAAAACGGCCAATTGCAGAGGCCGTGCTCAATCATCGGTTCATGACCAGCGCCATTCCCTGA
- the LOC126699960 gene encoding uncharacterized protein LOC126699960 isoform X2, with the protein MLLAVPDCFTSFRHNKPTTTTFLFQRGRRRRASHSVNPTRTRRLQLCKATLITNSDSFEVGRLLGSYGFMNITSYSGFQSGADTEYPPGDLGRLRVQDVGEGNVKISLYEGRVSQGPLRGTSVLFKVYPGQRAGGMEADMMAANELNAHTFLQSSSKGICQNLLILVGGFETKTGEQWLAFRNNGKYSAADYAKVMSERISKNRALGEQMSWNQFEQELTIKRRRYFVLKLLQGAIRGLAFMHDQDRLHQSLGPSSVVLNTIVERDAAYLVPRLRDLAFSVDIGYSSLDEGRGTLSEGLWRRASAAGAFTPMEKRAFGIADDIYEAGLLFAYLAFVPFCEAGIVDSLSLQRLLESTFKLDVEATREYCLADDRLLDAVKFLDLGDGAGWELLQWTRNFYDLLPGHFY; encoded by the exons ATGCTCCTCGCCGTTCCTGATTGCTTCACTTCGTTCCGTCACAACAAGCCAACCACTACCACCTTTCTCTTCCAGCGAGGGCGGCGCCGGCGAGCCTCCCACTCAGTGAACCCAACTCGGACGCGTCGCCTCCAACTCTGCAAAGCGACTTTGATCACCAACTCCGACTCCTTCGAGGTCGGTCGATTACTCGGCAGTTATGGCTTCATGAACATCACTAG CTATTCGGGGTTCCAATCAGGTGCAGATACTGAATATCCACCCGGAGATTTGGGGCGATTAAGAGTTCAAGATGTGGGAGAAGGAAATGTAAAGATCAG TCTTTATGAAGGGAGAGTCTCTCAGGGTCCACTTAGAGGAACTTCAGTTCTTTTTAAG GTTTATCCTGGTCAACGAGCTGGTGGTATGGAGGCTGATATGATGGCTGCAAATGAGTTGAATGCTCACACTTTCCTTCAA AGCAGTTCAAAAGGTATCTGTCAGAATCTCCTGATACTTGTTGGTGGGTTTGAGACAAAAACTGGGGAACAG TGGCTTGCTTTCCGTAATAATGGGAAATATAGTGCCGCAGACTATGCAAAAGTTATGAGTGAAAGAATATCAAAAAATCGTGCACTAGGAGAACAGATGTCTTGGAATCAATTTGAACAAGAGCTAACAATTAAACGCAGAAGATATTTTGTCCTTAAGCTTCTTCAGGGTGCCATAAGAGGTCTAGCTTTCATGCATGACCAAGATAGATTACACCAGAGTCTTGGACCATCTTCTGTTGTTCTTAA TACAATTGTAGAAAGAGATGCTGCTTACTTAGTTCCACGACTTCGGGATCTAGCCTTTTCTGTTGACATTGG ATATTCATCTCTAGATGAGGGTCGAGGAACACTCTCGGAGGGACTTTGGAGACGAGCATCTGCTGCTGGTGCCTTCACACCAATGGAGAAAAGAGCCTTTGGAATAGCAGATGATAT ATATGAAGCAGGTCTTCTTTTTGCATACTTAGCTTTTGTTCCATTTTGTGAAGCAGGCATAGTGGATAGCCTTTCGTTGCAA AGGCTTCTGGAGAGCACTTTCAAGCTTGATGTTGAAGCTACAAGAGA GTATTGTTTAGCAGATGATCGATTACTAGATGCTGTCAAATTCCTGGATCTTGGTGATGGTGCCGGTTGGGAGTTACTCCAG TGGACTCGGAATTTCTATGATTTGTTGCCAGGTCATTTTTACTGA
- the LOC126699961 gene encoding anaphase-promoting complex subunit 13, with protein MAEISLGILIDIVDEDWMRDTLPNDDLPLPPVLVVRNDDTEESNQETQQVGGDTWHDLALGTQYSSHASGGA; from the exons ATGGCAGAAATAAGCCTGGGGATACTAATAGATATTGTGGATGAGGATTGGATGAGAGACACCTTGCCTAATGATG ATCTTCCATTACCACCAGTTTTGGTTGTTAGAAATGATGACACTGAGGAATCAA ATCAGGAGACTCAACAGGTTGGTGGAGATACTTGGCATGATCTTGCATTAGGCACTCAATACAGCTCTCATGCCTCAGGAGGTGCATAA